The bacterium genomic sequence AAATGCGCGGCGAAGACAAGCGCACGTCATGACCGATCACCACGGTATCGGTTTTATGCCGCCGGTAATACGTGCCAAAACCCAGGCCGAGGAGGTTTACCTTTTCATCCGTGAGATCTTGCTCCGCGATGCCGCGGATATCGTATTCGCGGAAGATCAGGGGATTGACCGCGGTCAAAGCTGCGCCTCGACCAGACCGATCACTTCTTCAATGATCTCGAGCGCGTAGCGCGCGTCGTCTTTGGTGATCACAAGCGGCGGTGAGATGCGGAGAGAGTTAAAACCGGCGCCGTACAGGATCAGGCCGCGTTTGAAACATTCACCGGTGATCACTTCCTTGATGTTCTTTCCGTTGCGGGTCACGGTCTTCGGAAAAATTTCCCTAGTCGCCTTGTTCTGCACAAGTTCCAGCCCGATCATCAGACCCAGACCCCTGACCTCACCGATGATCTTGTGTTCACTTGCGAGCTCGGTCAACTCCTGTTTCATAAAAGCGCCGATCTTTGCGGCATTGGCGATCAATCCTTTCTCGATGAGTTTCAGAGAAGCGATCCCGGCCGCCGCGATGACCGGGTTTCCGCCGAAAGTAGAACCATGAGCGCCGGGCACCCAGGCGCGGTTGTCGACCCCGGGATCCATAAGCTCGGCTCTGGCCACGGTCGCGCTCATGGGCAGACCCGAGGCGATCGCCTTGGCCACCAATATGATATCCGGAACAACACCGACATGATCGCAGGCGAACCATTTCCCGGTCCTGCCCAGGCCGCTCTGGATCTCGTCAAAGATGAGGATTATGCCGTTTTTATCAGCGATCCTTCTTAAAGCCGGTAAAAACTCTTTGGGCGGCACGATGTAACCGCCCTCGCCCTGGATCGGTTCGACCATGATCAGAGCTACATCATCGGGATCGATAAGCCGCTCAAAAACGACATCGGTCAGATATGACAGACAGCGCAGCAAAGGCACGCCTTCATAGTCTCTGACGATGCACTCCGGGTAAGTGTCGTTAAAAATGCAGTGATAGCAATAAGGATACGGCACATGGTGGACCTCGGGGATGAGCGATGAAAAGTGAGCACGCTGGATCTTCTTACTGCCGGACATTGTCATCCCGGCAAAGGTCCGGCCGTGAAAAGCGCCGATAAAACTGATCATCCTGGGCCGGCGCGTATAATACCGGGCGATCTTCAAGGACGCTTCAACGGATTCCGCGCCCGAACTGCCGAAATAAATGCGCTTGGCATGGCGGCCGGGCGTGATCTTCATGAGTTTTTCCGCCAGGGTGACTTGCGATTCATAATAAAAATCGCTGCCGGAAATATGGATGAGTTTCTTCATCTGTTCAAGGGCTGCGCTGATGACCTCGGGCGGGCAGTGCCCGGTGCCGACCACGGCAAACCCAGCGCCGAAATCAAGGTACTCCCTGCCGTCAACGCTCCACACCCGGGCCCCTTTGGCGTGGTCCACGACCAGCGGGATCTCCCGGGTGCGCGTGTGCGCCCCGAACATGACTTTTTCATCGCGGGCAATGAGCTTCTGCGCTTTTTTGGATATTTTGGGCGAGGTATATTGTATGTTCACGTTAAAATATCTCCTTTTATTTTTTATTTTTATTATATACCATTATATTGGAAATTCAGCATGATGTCAACAACACGAATTACCGCATGATATTTCGACAGATTTCACGTTGCCTATTGACAAATACCCTGGATTTAAGTATCATACAATACATATAATAGTTGAAATATAAATAATTTTGTAGCAATAATCAAAGGAGGATGGGATGTCTGCAAAAATGTTAAAATTATGCATATCAATAATTCTTGCATCATGTTTTACGCAAACAATATATGCCGGTGTCTGGACTACCAGCCATGCTGATGTGGACGGCGACGGTTCAGATGAGGGCATTGATTATGTGATCGGTATCAATGGCGAACATAATATCCCCTACGTTTATTTACCGACAGCCCATTTCATCGCCTGGAATACCGCGCGCACCTGCATGTCGATCCATAAATTACGGCAGGTGATCCTGGAAAACGGCAATCGCATCCTTGATACCGGCGAACCGTCAATGCCCAACTGGGATGAGTTCAACTACATCGACACTTATTATGACACCATGTACAGTTATTATGAAAACAGCAACGGGACGATCGTGACGCACTGGGAATCACAGTATGCCATCCTGGAACGCATCGTCAGTCTCAACGACATTTACGGCATAAATCGTTACAAATTGTGGAAAAAATGCGGTATATCTTCGAACTATCTTGGCGAAACCGCCCTGCTCGCGGTCTGGAATGACGGCATGACCACGATCGAACAGGCAAAACAATATGTGCTCGATAAGTTACAGCAGTACAAGAGCGTTTTTGCCGACAGCTTTACCGGTTTGACTGGATCCGATAATATCATGTTCAAAGCCGTCTATGTCTTTGATGATTTTGTCAGCCGGCTTGATAACTTCGCAGTTCTGTGCTGGGATGGTTATAATTACCAGTCACCGGATACGCGGGCGATCTGGGGGACTTTGCACCTTCCCGAGCCGTGCACCCTGCGCTGTGAAGTGAATTCCGGCGGCTCCACCGAACGGACTTTT encodes the following:
- a CDS encoding aminotransferase class III-fold pyridoxal phosphate-dependent enzyme translates to MNIQYTSPKISKKAQKLIARDEKVMFGAHTRTREIPLVVDHAKGARVWSVDGREYLDFGAGFAVVGTGHCPPEVISAALEQMKKLIHISGSDFYYESQVTLAEKLMKITPGRHAKRIYFGSSGAESVEASLKIARYYTRRPRMISFIGAFHGRTFAGMTMSGSKKIQRAHFSSLIPEVHHVPYPYCYHCIFNDTYPECIVRDYEGVPLLRCLSYLTDVVFERLIDPDDVALIMVEPIQGEGGYIVPPKEFLPALRRIADKNGIILIFDEIQSGLGRTGKWFACDHVGVVPDIILVAKAIASGLPMSATVARAELMDPGVDNRAWVPGAHGSTFGGNPVIAAAGIASLKLIEKGLIANAAKIGAFMKQELTELASEHKIIGEVRGLGLMIGLELVQNKATREIFPKTVTRNGKNIKEVITGECFKRGLILYGAGFNSLRISPPLVITKDDARYALEIIEEVIGLVEAQL
- a CDS encoding T9SS type A sorting domain-containing protein, encoding MLKLCISIILASCFTQTIYAGVWTTSHADVDGDGSDEGIDYVIGINGEHNIPYVYLPTAHFIAWNTARTCMSIHKLRQVILENGNRILDTGEPSMPNWDEFNYIDTYYDTMYSYYENSNGTIVTHWESQYAILERIVSLNDIYGINRYKLWKKCGISSNYLGETALLAVWNDGMTTIEQAKQYVLDKLQQYKSVFADSFTGLTGSDNIMFKAVYVFDDFVSRLDNFAVLCWDGYNYQSPDTRAIWGTLHLPEPCTLRCEVNSGGSTERTFVYWQGSCSQVSCLLRIEPEVINLKSQGVFTAFITFPGGYDPGTVDLTTIQCEGAKAYEGFVTPGAYVAKFRVQDLAGIGPGIVPFLLTGQFYDGTHFFGIDTVRVIMPGAYVLTSKPNPCRDHIVFSSTNTDAAFNLNDAGNVRIRVYDNSGCLVRKLTGTSSAEIDWDLTDEHGKSVPPGIYFCVSESGDNTLTSKITILR